The Musa acuminata AAA Group cultivar baxijiao chromosome BXJ2-2, Cavendish_Baxijiao_AAA, whole genome shotgun sequence genome contains the following window.
GTGCCTGGTGGACGAGGGGAATGGCTCCCCGTACGAGCGGAGGGAGGACGGCGCCACCATGCTGCACTGTGCCATCATGGGCAACGAGCCGGGTAAGCGATCATCACCAGTTTCGTTGTCCAGCTGCCTTTATCTTGTTTTTATCCTATTTATTTGAATTGTTATATGTGGATCATACTGCTTCCGCATCATTGGCGTGATCAAGGTGAGTGAGTCGATGCAGGGCTGGCACTGGAGATTGCAGAGCATTTTCCATTGCTGATCACGTCGCGGAATACTATGGCGGTGACCCCGTTGCAGCTGATGGTGACCGTTCCGGGGTTATTCCGAAGCCAAATGGAACTTGGCGGCTTCGAGTCCATCCTCCATGACTGTAAGTGCTGCCCGCCTCTTCCTTCATCGCCCCCGGCGCCCCGCCCTCCCCCCTGCTTCTCTATTTCTTTCACTACATTTCCTACCAACGACTACCATAATTTAGCGATCGTTCGACGTCCAAATTTATTGAGAATTTACCTAGGGGTGTTTTTTTCTCATTATCGGAACACATATACCCTTGATTTTTTGGATTTATTGTATGGTTTTGTGTTAAACCGAATCAAATCTAACCGGTCGAGTCTGATTTGATCTCTGTTCTTTATTCTTTCACATGTCTTTCTCCTCCTTCCCTCAATTCGCCCTTTTGTTGTCAACCTTTCACCCttaattctttcttcttcaaggaggagaggaggagtaggcgaaggaggagaagaggaagcgaCGGAAGGTTGACCGCTTCATCGAACCGGTTCGCTCATTCAAACTGTTTTAGTAAATCATTTCAAAAAGTTTGAAACGAAATTAATTGGAATAGGAGGATAAAGTTAGAATTTACCAAAAAAAATTCCTAAATAATTTCTGAATAGAGGGGAGTGATAGAAAACAATTACTAATAATCTTTTAGGTgaattactttatatatatatatatatatatatatatatatatataacggaaTAATTGACTTATTAACTTCAGGATCATTGATCTGAATAATtaagtttaaattaataataatacactcatcaaatcTCTATAAATTAATCATAGTATTTGTCTACTTTTAATTTTCAATGTGAAGTAAAATTATAATTGTTCTCAGAAAAATATAGTTATTATGAAACTTAAACATCAAGTATTTTGATACCAACGTACATGCTCCTAAAAGTTTGATTTTACATTTCAGTAATTCCTTTGGAGAAGGACTCACACAGGACACGTCAAAGAGATGAAGAGGAGGCACCTGGAAGCTCCAACGATGCCGGTGTATGTGATTCAAATCGTCAACATCTTTTCCATCACAATATCAATAGTCCACTATTGTCTCTCTGATTTGTTTCTCACTTTGGCGTTTACATATATATAATCTCAAGCAAGCTGAAGCCGCAGAGCAAGATGACCACGAATATTTCGGGAGGCATAGAACAATTCGTTCAAGATTTCCATCTTGCTGCTGTACTCTCGTTGACATATTAGTCTTCCCAGGCACTCCTACTAGCTTCTCTGTCTACAATTTTTGTAGTCATCCAACTTCTGTTTCATTACGCTGATGTATTCCTTTTTGTGCTTGCAGTCAAATGGGTTCGTCTGTTTCTTTTCTTCATTATAAGGACTTGTGAGTAACTGTTCCCAAACAGTACATTGATGATATTAAGAGCCATGTCCTACTGTTTCATTACGAGTTCTAGCAAATTAGGAAAGTACTATAGAAAAGGCTTCTTGTAATTTAGTTCTCCAAAACAAAGTAGTTTACATGATGGATAATTATAGCTTATTTGCGGAAACACATAAATGGGATGATCATGTCGCTGACTTCTTCTGATGTTAATTTGGAGATGCAATGCGTTATGCAGTGTACCCTCGAACCCGACATCTGGAGAAGATTAAGAGAACCCATAGAAAAGCCTTGGAACTCATCGAATTTTTAGCCCGCGACCCGAGAAACATGGAGTTCTACGTCCTGGGAAGAATGCAAGGTGACGGCGGAGCTCCTGCGGCAGGCTTTCGAGAAAGAGGTGGACGACAAGATCAACTTAATGCACCAGCTGCGTCTACCAGAAGATGGAACGAGCCACCCTTGATCTTGGGTGCACAAATGGGCATTCCCGAGTTCGTCAGTACCATCTTACGAGTGTGTCCGGAGGCAGCTACGTACCTGGACACCCGTGGCCGAAGCGTTCTCCAAGTAGCAATAGAGCATGGTAACCGAGAGATTGTGAGAACTATACGTGAGATGACTCGGGGGAAGAATCCCATACTACCATCCTGGCTACTGTCCCGCGTCGACAAAAGGACCGGAAGAACCATCCTGCACTTTGCTTCGGCAAATGCACCTGAGCATAACCAAGATGCTCTAcagatgcaagatgaattaagatGGTTTGAGGTCAAGTCCCTAACTACATCAGctagaaataaaatctttatattCTCGGAGTTGCCTACTGAATTTGATCGTTTTCTGACATTTGAATGCAGACGGTGAGAGATATGGTTCCTAAGGAATTAGTGTACAGTCGAAACGCGCAAGAGATGACCGCAGAAGAGATGTTTACTGAGAGTCACCAAGCTTTGCTCAAGAGTTGCAAGGTTCAACTAATGGAAACGGGCAGGTTGTGTTCGGGGCTGATCGCAGCTGTAGTGTTCGCGTCGAGCTTCTCCATCCCCGGCGATAAGGACCCAGCGACCGGCAACCCGGTTTACTTCGGTAGGGCAGCTTTTAAGGTCTTCTCACATGCGTACGTGATTGGGTTGTCATGCGCCGCCACATCTCTGGTGTTGTTCTTATCCCTCGCCATGTCACCTAACAAGGAGCAGCAGTTCCGTCGTATAATCCCAACCAAATACTTCTTTGCCCGCTCGTCGTTTGGGTTTGCGATGCTGTCTTTTCTGGTGGCGTTCACCTGCAACATCTACCTACAGTTATATGGCTGGCAGAAGACGAAGTCGAAGGACTTGATTCCATTCGTATTGGAGCTCACCGTCTTCCCTGTCAACTGTTTCCTGGTGTTGTTCTTTCGTGGCTTCACCTTCGATATACCTTTCCTTTTTCGTTCTTGGCGTTGAGTCAACAAGTTCATGATGATCGTCCACATCTTTGGAATCTGCAGCTTCATGATTGTACGTGGGTTATACCTATTACGGTATGCCACCTGTACTAGCGGTATGTGGTCGTAGTTGTCATTGGACAGTTAATATCTTGTGTGTACAAGCAGCAACAAAGGCATGTTATATCTGGACGCTATTTGATTGTAAC
Protein-coding sequences here:
- the LOC103976201 gene encoding uncharacterized protein LOC103976201 — protein: MGDPAALANTDSIHDGTEDTDPLHVLNRRHFLTVKSHFRQRKHEALLALAVEDPGRPVNLMNDTLLHVVIACNKTDLAKSIILQMPAETLAAKNLYGDTALHVAAAVGNSEVARELFSKREDLIGEQNLKQETPLHKAAFYGHHDMFWCLVDEGNGSPYERREDGATMLHCAIMGNEPGLALEIAEHFPLLITSRNTMAVTPLQLMVTVPGLFRSQMELGGFESILHDLIPLEKDSHRTRQRDEEEAPGSSNDAGQAEAAEQDDHEYFGRHRTIRSRFPSCCCTLVDILVFPVKWVRLFLFFIIRTLYPRTRHLEKIKRTHRKALELIEFLARDPRNMEFYVLGRMQGDGGAPAAGFRERGGRQDQLNAPAASTRRWNEPPLILGAQMGIPEFVSTILRVCPEAATYLDTRGRSVLQVAIEHGNREIVRTIREMTRGKNPILPSWLLSRVDKRTGRTILHFASANAPEHNQDALQMQDELRWFETVRDMVPKELVYSRNAQEMTAEEMFTESHQALLKSCKVQLMETGRLCSGLIAAVVFASSFSIPGDKDPATGNPVYFGRAAFKVFSHAYVIGLSCAATSLVLFLSLAMSPNKEQQFRRIIPTKYFFARSSFGFAMLSFLVAFTCNIYLQLYGWQKTKSKDLIPFVLELTVFPVNCFLVLFFRGFTFDIPFLFRSWR